The following are from one region of the Macrobrachium nipponense isolate FS-2020 chromosome 21, ASM1510439v2, whole genome shotgun sequence genome:
- the LOC135198074 gene encoding uncharacterized protein LOC135198074 codes for MKLCTATITVLLVGLLEPCLSFPPAADAPLPLYGALYEGSHEGNANTYSKTDTDSRGLGTASMQAGLSGTGRLDGAVLTGGPDGNKAGGRYFGDLQGQGAMNADTQSFSTPTGSVSRTSTESALTGPSGRMSGGSFSGASSPLQLTPLTWRK; via the exons ATG AAGCTGTGCACTGCCACAATCACTGTGCTGTTGGTGGGCCTCCTGGAACCGTGCCTGTCTTTCCCACCTGCTGCAGATGCCCCTCTTCCTCTATACGGAGCAC TCTATGAAGGATCTCACGAAGGGAATGCAAATACCTATTCGAAAACCGATACCGACTCTCGAGGCTTGGGAACCGCTT caaTGCAGGCTGGACTCAGCGGCACTGGAAGGTTAGACGGAGCAGTCCTGACTGGAGGACCAGATGGAAATAAAGCAGGTGGAA GATACTTCGGGGATCTGCAAGGCCAAGGGGCGATGAATGCCGACACTCAGTCCTTTTCGACTCCCACGGGATCAGTCTCCAGaacat CCACTGAGAGTGCACTTACGGGACCCAGCGGTCGAATGTCCGGGGGATCGTTCTCCGGTGCTTCTTCACCACTTCAACTAACAC CACTGACCTGGCGCAAATAG